Part of the Anopheles coluzzii chromosome 3, AcolN3, whole genome shotgun sequence genome is shown below.
acgagctgctgctgctgctgctgggtagAATGTAATGGCGCGCGGTAGGCTCTAGCATCAGGCAGGGGGCTTGAAAAACATTTTACGAGTTTATTAAACCTCGATATAGCGTGCCTCGGCGTTGCGGTGCCTTGGGGCCTATCGTCGGTGTTTATTTGTGCTTAGGGGGAGggactctcttttttttgcaccattcTTCGCCACAGCCGCTGGAGCAGCAAGTGATGTTGAAGTGAAGGCCGATCGCATGCATTAAATACTTGGCATTTTAATGGTGGCATCGAAGAAGTATGTAGCTTTGGAGGGTAGGGTTGTAATACTTCTCGCTAAATTTATCGTTTACTTTAGCATGTTTTAGGAAAGGCGTAAAGCAAAAAGTTTCAGCGAGTAATCAAACTCGGCCAAGCTTTGTACACACTCCACAGCTCAAAAATCAATACTGCACCAGCGACGATCAATATGCAATTAGCTTTAATGAAGGGCAAACattcacacccacacacaccgaaaGTTCATTAAAATCATCGCAATGTTTACCGCCAGTAAACGGCATTGGTAAGGGCTAATAAAACCGCCCAATATTCACCCGAATGTATGGTTTATTCGCTCACGTGAAAAGCACGCTAAAAGTGCTGCAGCATTCAAACCCACCCTCTGCCGttaaaaccgattttgttttatttttgcaacttGACTTTTCACCTGCAGTCCCCACTCGACGTGCATTTTGTGGTGCTTTTTCCCTCACGCTCTGTGTGGACTGTATTGAATTACGTGAATTAGCATTTTCCCTATGCACGAAACGGCAGGGAAGCATGAGAGAATGCAAACAGGGGCAGCAGGGACGTGTTCCTATGCCACAGTAAATTCATGTTTCATTCATGGTTCATAAAAACACATCGATTGTCTGAACTTTCTGGCTCACATCATGCTTGTACTTTTTGTTGCACCTCAAACTTCCCATACAGTGGTGCAACGCTGTGAtggatttttttgctgttggaatgttaaaaaaaaccatatcAATATTGCGAATTTATGAATATGGAGCAATTTCCATGGCTTCAATGCACGAGCCAGTATTAACGCGACCGAAAGGACATCAAAAcatgtttgtttaaaaaaacgacATTGAGTACATATTTCACAGGCACTTTTCGGTCAAATTTAACAAACACTGCCGCTCTTACGAGCATCTATTGCAGTTTCCATTATTCGAGCGCTGCAAAAGCACTTATTTATGCCATCGCCGATGGTTAAATATACATTGCTTTGTATTTTTAGCCTCCACAGCACGCCACACTCCATCCTTCATACGCGTGCTCATTTTGCATTTGGATGCAAATTGAAACGCTTTCTTCTGGTGTGTTTTACCTTCGCTTCGTATGAACAGCAGAACAACACTACATTTGCGATGCAAAGTGAATTCGTTTCGATGAACGAAGCTCGTACCACAACTGTTACTGCGTCTCCCGTTACACATGGTGTATCGTTTTGAAACGATGCGAGAagagaggaaaacaaaacgaaaacaaagcgTGTATGGTGAAtaattttccgtttttttattgctcctCCCCTCTGATAGTGTCCTGTCCACCGCCCCTCAAGCCGCGAGACTTTGTGCTGCAACGATCGTGGCTCGACACCGGGCCCCAAGGCGAACAGATGCTCCTTTCACGCTCGGTCCCTCACAAGAACTATCCTCCCAAGAAGGGTTACGTACGGTAGGTACAATATTTGCACAAAACGCTCGTGTCGCTCTTATGTTGTCTGTCGCGTTCTAATGGTTCACCTTTTTGCTAATTAATTTTCCCCTTCCATTCCTTTTTGCCATCCCAGCGCGATGTCGTACATTACCGGATTCGTActgcgaacgaacgaaaactcAAAGACTGGCTGTATACTTAAGTACGTGGCGCACTGTGACCCGCAAGGTACGCTGCCACCCTGGCTCGTGAACAAGGTAACGCACACGCTCGGACCGCGCATGGTAAAGGATCTCAAGAAGGCGGCCCTCGGGTACCCGGGCTGGAAGCTGACGCAGCCCCATCTGCGGAAACCCTGGCGCTTTCCGGAGGAGATTCGCTGTCCACGGATATCGATCGATGATGTAAGCGAGaggaaaacacgaaaaaagaTGTCCCATTAGAGTAAATTAATGattattctttttgttttccttgcaCAGTGTCTCGATACGGTAACAGTTCCACTCGCGCTACCACCTGCAGCTACAGTTTCCAGCCCGAAAAGTGCTCCCAGCCAACAGCAGTCACCCAGCACACCGCAACCTCCAGCACATCGAAAGCTACCCCAGCTGAAAACGCAAACCAACGGTCGCGTGCTGCCGATACTGCACAAAAAGGCCCAATCGACACCCTCCTCGCCCGTGGTGGAGGAGGCCAAATTCCCCAAGCGAGACGATCTGAaggagctgctggaggagAAGCGCAAGGACGAGAAGAAAAAGCAGAAAGATGCCAAGGAACCCAAGGGCaaggacggaaaggagggCCTGAAAAGCAGCAAAGAGCTGGAAAAGGAGGCAAAGGCGGCGGCCAAGGAGAGCAAAAAGCTTAGCAAAGCGGCGGCCAAGGAGGCGGCCGCTGCCGAGAGCGCACTGGccaagaaggagaaaaaggaaaagggtCTCACCAAGCGGAGGTCGTTGTTGAATTTGAAGTTTTAGTTAGTTGTAGTTGTAAAGCGGGTTAGAATGTTGAAGGGTTGAGGTTTGTTGGAATGGAGTGGCAGGCTATCAGTATTATGCATCGAAACGGGAACGACGGAGGAATGTATGTACAATCGTAtgtaaaatcaat
Proteins encoded:
- the LOC120955172 gene encoding START domain-containing protein 10-like is translated as MARIADDSDFEALKRLVDNHDGWTLELSKSDTEVYTRPVPGCNFNMVKIHTEFADVTADIVFDVLHDPDYRKVWDSHMLASEEIGILNVNNDVGYYAMSCPPPLKPRDFVLQRSWLDTGPQGEQMLLSRSVPHKNYPPKKGYVRAMSYITGFVLRTNENSKTGCILKYVAHCDPQGTLPPWLVNKVTHTLGPRMVKDLKKAALGYPGWKLTQPHLRKPWRFPEEIRCPRISIDDCLDTVTVPLALPPAATVSSPKSAPSQQQSPSTPQPPAHRKLPQLKTQTNGRVLPILHKKAQSTPSSPVVEEAKFPKRDDLKELLEEKRKDEKKKQKDAKEPKGKDGKEGLKSSKELEKEAKAAAKESKKLSKAAAKEAAAAESALAKKEKKEKGLTKRRSLLNLKF